From a single Nostoc edaphicum CCNP1411 genomic region:
- a CDS encoding DNA-methyltransferase encodes MVSSNSALNIAEISLDIRVAKQQVSEQELQPLTQGFQLQYTHPHGQLYQGNSIDWLASLDNESVDLVFADPPYNIKKADWDNFENQEKYIEWSIQWISQASRILKSTGSFYICGFSEILADLKHPASKYFKNCRWLIWHYKNKANLGNDWGRSHESIIHFRKSDAVKVSIDDVRIPYGAHTLKYPSHPQAQTSAYGKGAIKKHNNWTPNPRGAKPKDVIEIPTTCNGMGETTPHPTQKPEELLRKFVLASSNEGDLVIDPFSGSGTTLVVAEQLNRRWMGCDLNIEYNCWATKRLENVRRMTKEEWIAFDRKNAERRESIR; translated from the coding sequence ATGGTCAGTTCTAATAGTGCGTTGAACATAGCAGAAATTTCCCTAGATATTAGAGTCGCAAAGCAACAAGTCAGTGAACAAGAGTTGCAACCTTTAACCCAAGGATTTCAACTGCAATACACACATCCTCATGGACAACTTTATCAAGGTAATTCAATTGATTGGCTTGCATCGCTTGATAATGAAAGCGTTGATCTAGTTTTTGCTGATCCACCTTATAACATTAAAAAAGCTGACTGGGACAACTTTGAAAATCAAGAGAAATATATTGAGTGGTCAATTCAATGGATTAGTCAAGCTTCACGTATCCTCAAGTCAACTGGCTCTTTTTATATTTGTGGTTTTTCCGAAATCTTGGCTGATTTAAAGCATCCAGCATCAAAATATTTTAAAAATTGTCGTTGGTTAATTTGGCACTATAAGAACAAGGCTAACTTAGGTAATGATTGGGGACGTTCTCATGAAAGCATCATTCATTTTCGGAAATCTGATGCCGTTAAAGTAAGTATTGATGATGTGCGAATTCCTTATGGGGCACATACATTAAAATATCCATCTCACCCGCAAGCACAGACAAGCGCCTATGGAAAGGGAGCAATCAAGAAACATAATAACTGGACACCTAACCCAAGAGGTGCAAAACCTAAAGACGTAATAGAAATTCCTACTACTTGTAATGGTATGGGTGAGACAACACCCCATCCAACTCAAAAGCCAGAAGAATTATTGAGAAAATTTGTTCTTGCATCATCCAACGAAGGAGATTTGGTCATTGACCCATTTTCAGGTTCAGGAACAACTCTTGTGGTTGCAGAGCAACTTAACCGTCGCTGGATGGGATGCGATTTAAATATTGAGTACAACTGTTGGGCAACTAAACGATTAGAAAATGTCCGTCGGATGACAAAGGAAGAATGGATAGCCTTTGATCGTAAAAATGCAGAACGAAGAGAGTCTATCCGATGA
- a CDS encoding Uma2 family endonuclease — MKNIGLTQGKITVTKSTTLEEFLKLPYIEESPAWEYINGEAIQKPMGGGKHSLLQKSLVAVIDALGSNYEAFPELRCTCGNRSVVSDVVVISTNQIPLDESGDIISSGIDFAPPWIIEILSPSQSQTKVTGNILHCLRNGSQLGWLIDPSERCILVYQPNSLPDLLAGQDILSVLEDLNLTLSVNEVFAWLQRKI; from the coding sequence ATGAAAAATATTGGGTTGACGCAAGGAAAAATTACAGTTACAAAAAGCACGACTTTAGAAGAGTTCTTAAAACTTCCATACATTGAAGAGTCACCAGCTTGGGAATATATTAACGGAGAGGCAATTCAGAAACCTATGGGAGGAGGTAAACACAGTTTATTGCAAAAAAGTTTAGTTGCAGTAATTGATGCGTTGGGCAGTAACTACGAAGCTTTTCCTGAATTACGCTGTACCTGCGGTAATCGTTCAGTAGTTTCTGATGTGGTTGTGATCTCTACCAATCAAATACCACTGGATGAGAGTGGTGATATTATTAGCAGCGGGATTGATTTTGCACCCCCTTGGATCATCGAAATTCTTTCCCCATCTCAAAGTCAAACGAAAGTAACTGGCAATATTTTACACTGTTTGAGAAATGGCAGTCAGCTAGGATGGTTAATTGATCCAAGTGAACGCTGTATTTTAGTTTATCAACCTAATTCTTTACCAGATTTGTTAGCAGGACAAGATATATTATCAGTGTTAGAAGATTTAAATTTAACGCTCTCTGTTAATGAAGTCTTTGCTTGGTTACAGCGAAAAATTTGA
- a CDS encoding TolC family protein, which translates to MKGQQLFFYSFLPGVTAAVLTTQPAWAGTAKLTGSQLASSPSVLTSTYGQDLVVDTMNTQLPKGADVSVPTLVPAFGFTKLSLKPLSNNSIPVFATENTVVPIKQVLKKDEGRFFSLTPTSNSSQQLDVSRFAQNNKKQSNSSVSGQKLKKIVVPNYTSKPSSVQKEILSLSSAQQPVAQKVNTVTELQTFLQTSATGVGSAKLLSAQRCPQELGKSKRDSLTALLTASSTCLQQNAIGRLAQSNTPIPADSTPTPTAPETVIPAPADSVQPTTVPSGSVQIPDNLIPNSNPLQFPTKPEEVRLQENQPITLAQALELARRNNRDLQVTILELERNRSALKEAQAALLPTLDVSTDITRSQSASSQLSSELQEQQTGIASPDEAGTSFSGQAQLSYNIYTSGRVRASVRAAEEQVRFSELAVETQSEIIRLNVATDYYNLQQADEQVRIAQSAVQNSEASLRDAEALERAGVGTRFDVLRSQVNLANAQQDLTNARSQQTISRRQLATRISLPQAVNISAADPVQLAGLWNPSLEQSIVLAFQNRPELQQQLAQRNISEQQRRQALGEIGPQVSLVASYNLLDQFDDGVSVTDGYSLGVRASLNLYDGGAARARAAQSKVNIAIAETQFAEQRNQIRFQVEQAYSTQQSSLENVQTANTALEQAREALRLARLRFQAGVGTQTDVINSENDLTRAEGNRVTAILDYNRALAQLQRSVTLRALR; encoded by the coding sequence GTGAAAGGACAGCAATTATTTTTTTATAGCTTCTTACCTGGTGTAACGGCAGCGGTCTTAACAACTCAGCCTGCTTGGGCTGGTACTGCAAAACTAACTGGGTCACAACTGGCGTCTTCTCCTAGTGTTTTGACTTCTACTTATGGTCAAGACTTGGTTGTGGACACCATGAACACACAACTCCCCAAGGGTGCAGATGTTAGTGTTCCGACCCTAGTACCTGCTTTTGGTTTCACTAAACTCAGTCTGAAACCTTTAAGTAATAACAGTATTCCAGTATTCGCGACTGAAAATACTGTTGTGCCAATAAAACAAGTACTTAAGAAAGATGAAGGTAGATTTTTCAGTTTGACACCTACCTCTAATTCTTCCCAACAGCTTGATGTCAGCCGTTTTGCTCAAAATAACAAAAAACAGAGTAATTCCAGCGTATCTGGGCAGAAATTAAAGAAGATAGTAGTTCCTAACTACACTTCAAAACCCTCTTCTGTCCAAAAAGAAATTTTGTCCCTGTCTTCTGCACAGCAGCCAGTGGCTCAAAAGGTAAATACTGTTACTGAATTACAGACATTTTTACAAACTTCAGCTACAGGTGTGGGTTCAGCAAAACTGTTGTCAGCCCAAAGATGTCCACAGGAGTTAGGCAAAAGCAAAAGGGATTCCTTGACTGCTTTGCTAACGGCCTCAAGCACCTGCTTACAACAAAATGCAATTGGCCGCCTCGCTCAGAGCAATACCCCAATTCCGGCAGATTCAACGCCAACTCCCACTGCGCCGGAAACTGTAATTCCTGCACCAGCGGATTCAGTGCAACCTACCACTGTGCCGTCAGGGTCGGTGCAAATTCCTGATAACCTGATTCCTAACTCAAATCCTTTGCAATTTCCCACCAAACCGGAGGAAGTGAGACTTCAGGAAAATCAGCCGATTACTTTGGCACAGGCTTTGGAGTTAGCACGGCGTAACAATCGAGATTTACAGGTGACTATATTGGAGCTAGAACGCAATCGATCTGCTCTAAAAGAGGCGCAAGCCGCTTTGTTGCCGACTCTTGATGTTAGTACGGATATTACTCGCAGTCAGTCTGCTAGTAGTCAGCTCTCGTCGGAACTGCAAGAACAACAGACGGGTATAGCATCCCCAGATGAAGCTGGGACATCTTTTTCCGGTCAAGCTCAACTTTCATATAACATTTACACTTCTGGGAGAGTGCGAGCTAGTGTCAGAGCGGCTGAAGAACAGGTACGTTTCAGCGAGTTGGCTGTAGAAACTCAGTCTGAGATAATCCGTTTGAATGTTGCCACCGACTACTACAATCTGCAACAAGCGGATGAACAAGTACGCATTGCCCAGTCGGCTGTGCAAAACTCCGAGGCTAGTTTGCGCGATGCAGAAGCTTTAGAGCGAGCAGGAGTTGGTACACGGTTCGATGTGTTGCGATCGCAGGTGAATTTAGCAAATGCCCAACAAGATTTGACTAATGCTAGATCCCAGCAGACAATTTCCCGTCGTCAATTAGCAACTCGGATAAGTTTGCCGCAAGCGGTAAATATCAGTGCTGCTGACCCTGTACAATTAGCTGGTCTTTGGAACCCGTCGCTAGAACAAAGTATTGTGCTGGCTTTTCAAAATCGCCCCGAACTGCAACAGCAGTTGGCACAACGCAATATTAGTGAGCAACAGCGTCGGCAGGCCCTTGGGGAAATAGGCCCTCAAGTGAGTTTGGTAGCCAGCTATAACCTACTAGATCAGTTCGATGATGGTGTCAGCGTTACTGACGGTTATTCATTGGGAGTTAGAGCAAGCCTAAATTTGTATGATGGAGGAGCAGCAAGAGCAAGGGCGGCTCAATCAAAAGTTAATATTGCGATCGCAGAAACTCAATTTGCTGAACAGCGCAACCAAATTCGCTTTCAGGTAGAACAAGCCTATTCTACCCAGCAATCTAGCTTGGAGAATGTTCAAACCGCTAATACCGCTTTAGAACAAGCTAGAGAAGCTCTACGTTTAGCGCGTTTGCGATTCCAAGCTGGTGTCGGCACTCAAACTGATGTCATTAACTCTGAAAACGACCTCACAAGGGCTGAAGGTAATCGAGTCACAGCAATTTTGGATTACAACCGCGCTTTAGCTCAGTTACAAAGGTCTGTTACCCTCAGAGCACTACGCTAG
- a CDS encoding NAD-binding protein — MKPRIIVCGLGRTGYKTFRLLRHQGAFVVGIHHQSVPGETAGDVIVGDLQAASTLTAAGIQQAHTLVIAGSKDALNLSIMMQARVLNPQIRIINRFYNTNLGERLDQSLPDHLSMSVVGLAAPVFTFAALGNRAIGQIKLFQQTWPIHEEYINETHFWKGRKLSELWEDRSRMLIYYLPVKGEMDLVSAVISGQEIKVGDRLIVGTQPRIRSPRRSLIRKLLKVLTNFRQFQQHGRSVVVGAIVLLAVILIATLTYMSAELSLSPVDALYFSVGMITGAGGNDKVVENAPNSIKLFTVVMMLVGAVVIGIWYAMLTDFVLGSRFKQFWDAARIPQRYHYIVCGLSGIGVRIVQQLHASGHEVVVVEPDSNNKYINTARELGIPVIQGDASFRTILKASNIESAAAVLAVTSNDATNLEIALKAKGLTPSIPVIVHYADPDFAGIAQQLFGFEAVLSPAELAAPAFAAAALGGRILGNGITADSLWVAFATVITPSHAFCGQWVKDVAMSADCVPLYVETNHQTLHGWDLLETNLSAGDVLYMTMPATRLYQLWRDEQVHEANA, encoded by the coding sequence ATGAAACCCCGAATTATTGTTTGTGGCTTAGGACGTACCGGATATAAAACCTTTCGTTTGCTGAGACACCAGGGAGCCTTCGTTGTTGGCATTCATCACCAATCTGTCCCCGGCGAAACAGCAGGAGATGTGATTGTTGGGGATTTACAAGCAGCTTCTACCCTAACAGCAGCAGGAATTCAACAGGCGCACACTTTAGTCATCGCTGGATCTAAAGATGCTCTGAATTTGTCTATTATGATGCAAGCGCGGGTGCTGAATCCCCAGATTCGGATTATCAACCGTTTTTATAATACAAATTTGGGCGAGCGCCTAGATCAAAGTTTGCCAGACCACTTGAGTATGAGTGTTGTCGGATTAGCAGCACCCGTATTCACCTTTGCAGCACTGGGAAACCGAGCGATCGGACAAATCAAATTATTTCAGCAAACTTGGCCGATTCACGAAGAATACATTAATGAAACCCACTTCTGGAAGGGTCGAAAGCTGAGTGAATTGTGGGAAGACCGATCGCGGATGCTGATTTATTACTTGCCAGTAAAAGGTGAGATGGATTTGGTGTCAGCCGTCATATCTGGACAAGAGATAAAAGTAGGCGATCGCTTAATTGTTGGCACTCAACCCCGCATTCGTTCCCCACGGAGATCATTAATTAGAAAACTGCTGAAAGTCCTGACTAATTTTAGGCAGTTTCAGCAACACGGGCGATCCGTAGTGGTGGGTGCTATTGTCCTATTGGCGGTTATTCTGATTGCTACACTCACCTATATGTCGGCTGAGTTGAGCTTGTCTCCTGTCGATGCTCTATATTTTTCTGTAGGCATGATTACGGGAGCAGGTGGGAATGACAAAGTAGTAGAAAATGCACCTAACAGTATTAAGTTATTTACCGTTGTGATGATGCTGGTTGGAGCAGTGGTGATTGGTATTTGGTATGCCATGCTCACCGATTTTGTCTTGGGAAGCCGCTTTAAGCAATTTTGGGATGCAGCCCGAATTCCCCAGCGATATCACTACATTGTCTGTGGCTTGAGTGGTATTGGGGTGAGAATTGTCCAGCAACTCCACGCCAGCGGACATGAAGTTGTAGTGGTTGAACCTGATTCCAACAACAAATATATCAACACTGCCCGCGAACTCGGTATCCCCGTGATTCAGGGCGATGCCAGTTTCCGTACAATACTCAAAGCCAGCAATATAGAATCTGCCGCCGCAGTTCTTGCTGTTACTAGCAATGATGCCACCAATCTGGAAATTGCCCTCAAAGCCAAAGGTTTGACACCCAGCATTCCGGTGATTGTTCATTACGCCGATCCTGATTTTGCTGGCATAGCGCAACAGCTATTTGGCTTCGAGGCCGTACTGAGTCCGGCTGAACTAGCCGCCCCAGCCTTTGCCGCCGCTGCACTAGGAGGACGCATCCTTGGCAATGGCATCACAGCGGATAGTCTTTGGGTAGCTTTTGCAACTGTGATTACACCTTCGCACGCCTTTTGTGGTCAATGGGTGAAAGATGTAGCTATGTCTGCTGACTGTGTACCTTTATATGTAGAAACAAATCACCAAACTCTTCATGGCTGGGATTTGCTAGAAACTAACCTCAGCGCTGGTGATGTTTTATATATGACAATGCCAGCTACACGGCTATATCAATTGTGGCGGGATGAGCAAGTTCACGAAGCAAATGCTTAA
- the kaiC gene encoding circadian clock protein KaiC → MSENEQVEPKQTPKIGGVEKIRTMIEGFDDISHGGLPIGRTTLISGTSGTGKTLFSLQFLYNGITYFDEAGVFVTFEESPSDIIKNANIFGWNLPRLIEEGKLFILDASPDPEGQDIVGNFDLSALIERLQYAIRKYKAKRVSIDSITAVFQQYEAMGVVRREIFRLVARLKLLSVTTVITTERSEEYGPVASFGVEEFVSDNVVIVRNVLEGERRRRTIEILKLRGTTHMKGEYPFTITNEGVNIFPLGAMRLTQRSSNIRVSSGVKTLDEMCGGGFFKDSIILATGATGTGKTLLVSKFIQDGCLNGEQAILFAYEESRAQLSRNASSWGIDFEELEDQGLLKIICTYPESTGLEDHLQIIKSEIAVFKPARIAIDSLSALARGVSNNAFRQFVIGVTGYAKQEEITGFFTNTTDQFLGAHSITDSHISTITDTILMLQYVEIRGEMSRAINVFKMRGSWHDKGIREYNITADGPDIKDSFRNYERIISGAPTRVSIDEKAELSRIVRRFEDKQSSEP, encoded by the coding sequence ATGAGTGAAAACGAGCAAGTAGAACCAAAGCAAACACCGAAAATTGGGGGTGTAGAAAAAATTCGGACGATGATCGAGGGGTTTGACGATATTAGTCATGGTGGTTTACCAATTGGTAGAACTACCTTGATTAGTGGCACATCTGGCACAGGCAAAACTTTATTCTCTCTTCAGTTTCTCTATAACGGTATTACCTACTTTGATGAAGCAGGAGTATTTGTAACTTTTGAGGAATCACCGAGTGATATTATTAAAAATGCCAATATTTTTGGTTGGAACTTGCCACGCTTAATCGAAGAAGGCAAGTTGTTTATTCTGGATGCATCTCCCGATCCGGAAGGTCAAGATATAGTTGGGAACTTTGACCTTTCTGCACTCATTGAACGCCTGCAATATGCCATCCGCAAATACAAAGCTAAACGAGTTTCAATCGACTCAATAACAGCGGTATTTCAGCAGTATGAAGCGATGGGAGTAGTGCGACGCGAGATTTTTCGCCTGGTAGCACGTCTCAAACTGCTGAGTGTCACCACTGTGATTACCACTGAACGTAGTGAAGAATATGGGCCCGTTGCCTCTTTCGGAGTAGAAGAATTTGTTTCCGATAATGTAGTAATTGTTCGCAATGTTTTAGAAGGAGAACGCCGCCGTCGCACAATTGAAATTCTCAAATTGCGCGGCACAACTCACATGAAAGGCGAGTATCCCTTCACAATTACTAATGAAGGAGTTAACATCTTCCCACTGGGAGCAATGCGCTTAACTCAACGATCTTCTAATATCAGAGTATCTTCTGGTGTCAAAACTTTAGATGAAATGTGCGGTGGTGGTTTCTTTAAAGATTCAATTATTTTGGCAACCGGAGCTACCGGCACTGGCAAAACCTTGTTAGTCAGTAAGTTTATTCAAGATGGCTGCCTCAATGGAGAACAGGCAATATTATTTGCTTATGAAGAATCACGCGCCCAATTATCTCGTAATGCTTCCTCTTGGGGAATTGATTTTGAAGAATTAGAAGATCAAGGTTTACTGAAAATAATCTGTACTTATCCTGAATCAACTGGTTTAGAAGACCACTTACAAATTATTAAATCAGAAATTGCTGTTTTCAAACCAGCTCGGATCGCCATTGATTCCCTTTCGGCACTAGCTAGAGGAGTGAGCAATAATGCATTTCGGCAGTTTGTAATTGGTGTAACAGGTTATGCTAAACAAGAAGAAATTACTGGTTTCTTTACTAACACAACTGACCAATTTCTGGGAGCGCATTCGATTACTGACTCTCATATCTCTACGATCACCGACACAATTCTAATGTTACAGTACGTAGAAATTCGTGGAGAAATGTCGCGGGCAATTAACGTATTTAAAATGAGAGGTTCGTGGCACGATAAGGGGATTCGTGAGTATAATATCACTGCTGACGGGCCCGATATTAAAGATTCTTTCCGAAACTACGAACGGATTATCAGCGGTGCTCCTACTCGCGTTAGTATCGATGAAAAGGCGGAACTTTCTCGCATTGTTAGACGTTTTGAAGACAAACAGAGTTCCGAACCCTAA
- a CDS encoding type II toxin-antitoxin system Phd/YefM family antitoxin has translation MHQVNLKEAETHLAELIEEAAAGEEVIIMRNDGTSFKIVPLNGVEVRPKFGSARGLVKMSDDFDEPLADFEEYAP, from the coding sequence ATGCACCAAGTTAATTTGAAAGAAGCTGAGACTCACTTAGCAGAATTAATTGAAGAGGCGGCCGCTGGAGAAGAAGTCATCATCATGCGTAATGATGGGACATCTTTCAAAATTGTGCCACTTAATGGAGTAGAAGTACGCCCCAAGTTTGGTAGTGCTAGGGGTTTAGTAAAAATGTCAGATGATTTTGATGAGCCGTTGGCAGATTTTGAGGAATACGCTCCATGA
- the kaiB gene encoding circadian clock protein KaiB has product MIKARKTYVLKLYVAGNTPNSVRALKTLKDILEQEFEGVYALKVIDVLKSPQLAEEDKILATPTLSKILPPPVRKIIGDLSDRERVLIGLDLLYEELSEEDFEE; this is encoded by the coding sequence ATGATTAAAGCCAGAAAAACCTACGTTCTTAAGCTTTACGTAGCAGGGAACACTCCTAATTCAGTCAGGGCATTAAAAACACTCAAAGATATTTTAGAACAGGAGTTTGAAGGTGTTTATGCTTTAAAAGTGATCGATGTATTAAAAAGCCCACAACTGGCGGAAGAAGATAAAATATTGGCGACGCCAACATTATCTAAAATTTTACCTCCACCTGTTCGCAAAATTATCGGGGATCTTTCAGATAGAGAAAGAGTATTGATTGGATTAGATTTACTCTATGAAGAACTGAGTGAAGAAGATTTTGAAGAGTAA
- a CDS encoding KaiA family protein gives MLLPILILPPDVNKCLDNPVDLASQKGLRTWVWNFIDAIIAQFSYLPVAATTTGKINYLPNWPQQNPRKPYTSKYIYVFASQMQKSQQHFQEMTPAERQGLLRQLKLDYSLILIDYFTTDKTLKEKIDKFINTIFYANIPVPQIIEIHMEVIEEFSNQLKLEGRSNETLLDYRLTLIDILAHLCEVYRSSIPK, from the coding sequence ATGTTATTACCGATATTGATTCTGCCACCTGATGTTAACAAATGTTTAGATAATCCAGTTGACTTAGCCAGCCAAAAAGGTTTGAGGACGTGGGTGTGGAATTTTATTGACGCGATTATTGCCCAATTTTCCTACCTACCTGTTGCTGCAACTACCACTGGGAAAATCAACTATTTACCAAATTGGCCGCAACAAAATCCAAGGAAGCCATACACTAGCAAATACATCTATGTATTTGCCAGTCAGATGCAAAAAAGTCAGCAGCATTTTCAGGAGATGACTCCAGCCGAAAGGCAAGGATTATTAAGACAGCTTAAATTAGATTACAGTCTGATCCTTATAGATTATTTTACCACAGACAAAACACTCAAAGAAAAAATTGATAAATTTATCAATACTATATTTTATGCTAATATTCCTGTGCCCCAAATCATCGAAATTCACATGGAGGTAATTGAAGAATTTTCTAACCAGCTAAAATTAGAAGGAAGGAGCAATGAAACCTTACTTGATTACCGTTTAACTTTGATAGACATCCTGGCTCACCTGTGCGAAGTCTATAGGAGTTCGATTCCTAAATAA
- the typA gene encoding translational GTPase TypA: MTLPIRNVAIIAHVDHGKTTLVDALLKQSGIFREGEDVPDCVMDSNALERERGITILSKNTAVRYKETLINIVDTPGHADFGGEVERVLGMVDGCLLIVDANEGPMPQTRFVLKKALEKGLRPIVIINKIDRGKTDPHVAVDKVLDLFLELGADEDQCDFTYLFASGMAGFAKESLEAESVDMQPLFNAILQHVPPPVGDSNKPLQLQVTTLDYSEYLGRIVIGRIHNGTIRSGQQAALVTEDGTIVKGKITKLMGFDGLKRVEMEEATAGYIVAVAGFADAYIGETITDPNEPQALPLIKVDEPTLQMAFWVNDSPFAGQEGKLVTSRQIRDRLFRELETNVALRVEETDSPDKFLVSGRGELHLGILIETMRREGFEFQVSQPQVIYREINGQPCEPFELLVLDIPADAVGSCIERLGQRKGEMQDMQPGSGDRTQLEFVIPARGLIGFRGEFMRMTRGEGIMNHSFLDYRPISGDIEARNKGVLISFEEGVSTFYAMRNAEDRGAFFITPGTKVYRGMIVGEHNRSQDLELNICKTKQLTNHRAAGGDELVQLQAPIDMSLERALEYIGPDELVEVTPQSIRLRKMSKKLAKR; the protein is encoded by the coding sequence ATGACGCTCCCAATTCGCAACGTCGCAATTATCGCCCACGTTGACCACGGCAAAACCACGCTGGTTGACGCACTCCTCAAACAATCCGGCATTTTCCGCGAAGGCGAAGACGTTCCGGATTGCGTTATGGACTCCAACGCCCTAGAACGGGAACGGGGTATTACTATCCTGTCCAAAAACACGGCAGTTCGCTACAAAGAAACACTAATCAATATTGTTGATACTCCTGGACACGCTGACTTTGGTGGCGAAGTTGAACGCGTACTCGGCATGGTTGACGGATGTCTTCTAATTGTCGATGCCAATGAAGGCCCCATGCCCCAAACACGCTTTGTTCTGAAAAAAGCTTTAGAAAAAGGGCTGCGCCCCATTGTTATTATCAACAAAATCGACCGTGGTAAAACTGACCCTCACGTTGCTGTCGATAAAGTTTTGGATCTGTTCTTGGAATTAGGGGCAGACGAAGACCAGTGTGATTTTACTTATCTGTTTGCCTCCGGTATGGCAGGTTTCGCCAAGGAAAGCTTGGAAGCAGAATCGGTAGATATGCAACCCCTGTTTAACGCGATTCTGCAACACGTTCCACCACCAGTAGGCGACAGCAATAAGCCTCTGCAATTGCAAGTTACAACCCTAGATTATTCAGAATATCTGGGAAGGATTGTCATTGGCAGAATTCACAACGGTACTATCCGCTCAGGGCAACAAGCAGCTTTAGTTACAGAAGATGGCACCATTGTCAAGGGTAAAATTACCAAGTTGATGGGCTTTGATGGACTGAAGCGCGTAGAGATGGAAGAAGCAACCGCAGGTTATATTGTTGCGGTGGCTGGTTTCGCTGATGCTTATATTGGGGAAACGATTACTGACCCCAATGAACCGCAAGCTTTACCACTAATTAAAGTGGATGAACCAACCTTGCAAATGGCCTTCTGGGTGAATGATTCGCCCTTTGCTGGTCAAGAAGGTAAGTTGGTGACATCAAGACAAATACGCGATCGCTTATTCCGCGAACTTGAAACCAACGTTGCTTTGCGTGTCGAAGAAACCGATTCTCCCGATAAATTCCTCGTTTCCGGTCGTGGAGAACTCCACTTGGGTATCTTAATTGAAACCATGCGCCGGGAAGGCTTCGAGTTTCAGGTATCTCAGCCACAGGTAATTTACCGCGAAATCAACGGTCAACCTTGCGAACCTTTTGAACTCTTGGTGTTAGACATTCCTGCTGATGCTGTGGGTAGCTGTATTGAACGCCTGGGACAACGCAAAGGCGAAATGCAAGATATGCAACCAGGTAGTGGCGATCGCACCCAGTTAGAGTTTGTCATTCCCGCCCGTGGATTGATTGGTTTCCGGGGTGAATTCATGCGGATGACTCGTGGTGAAGGCATCATGAACCACAGTTTCTTAGACTACCGTCCAATCAGTGGCGACATTGAAGCTCGTAACAAAGGCGTTTTAATCTCCTTTGAAGAGGGCGTTTCTACCTTCTACGCCATGAGAAATGCCGAAGATAGAGGAGCATTCTTTATTACTCCCGGCACAAAGGTTTACAGAGGTATGATCGTTGGAGAACACAATCGTTCTCAAGATTTGGAATTGAATATCTGTAAGACCAAGCAGTTAACCAACCACCGCGCTGCTGGTGGTGATGAATTGGTGCAACTGCAAGCACCGATAGACATGAGTTTAGAACGAGCTTTGGAATATATTGGCCCCGATGAATTGGTGGAAGTTACACCTCAATCGATTCGTCTGCGGAAGATGTCGAAGAAGTTGGCGAAACGGTAA